Genomic segment of Panthera leo isolate Ple1 chromosome B2, P.leo_Ple1_pat1.1, whole genome shotgun sequence:
gaaaaaaaaacaacataccctgaaaatgtcattttccaaaCCTTCAATTATCTTCTCATCCACAGCGTGGAAGCAGAGTAGTCTGATGAGGTTTGGCAATCTAAGAACCTTCTTAAGGACATAGCCCTGAATTTAAGCATACACtttatgcatacatattttaCGTGTCCATGAGTTTTGAGTTGGTCTTAATATATACTTACTGGTATGAAAATCTTTTTATACCTTGGTTACGAAAAGGATCAAAATCTGCATCAAAAGTACTAGAATCATCTGAAGAAGCCAAAGGAAGGCTAAGTTTTATTCTTCCCCCATTTaggagaaaaatctgaaaaacaatttttttatccatctcTGGTAAAGAATGTGTTCAAAACTGTgcatattttaaactaaatattttaagatctttatttgctttatacaacgctaaaaattatatattacacaTTAACATACTATATATCacgatatataatatataatagaacaCTGCCTACCAAAAATTGTTTTaccattgttaaaaataaaaaataaaaatagaaaacatctaaatgtgtttgtctgtttttttaagcTGTACATCTTCtccaaaagaagaaatttctagCTTTTACTcgtggaggggaggcaggcacatttgaaaagaatgattCCATCTAATAAGTTTTTCTCATAGAAGGAATGTGGGATTGACTGTAtcactcatattttcttttttttcttctttttttccaacatttctaccattttcctcttcttggtTGACACCAGGCTATTTCCTTTCGTTGGCTTATTACTGTCATCAGTTAAACCACATTTCTTCGTATTAGCTTTGGactgcctttcttcttcctgcacTATATTGCCAGCTTCCTTTTTGATTTTGGACTCTTCTTTACTTACTAAAACACAAGAGacagtgcatttatttatttagttagttaatttttaatattttatttacgtttgagagacagaaacagagcacaagcaagggaggggcagagaaagagggacatagaactcgaagcaagctccaggctctgagctgtcagcacagagcctgacacggggctcgaactcatgaatcgtgagatcatgacctgagccgaagtcggatgcttaaccgaccgagccacccaggtgccccgagacagTGCATTTAAAGActgctttttccttcttgaaataaACACAACCTGATGATGAAGTGAAGTTATCTGAATGTCCTCCACCTCAACAATTCAAGAgctaacaaattattaaaaaacaatcacTTTCACTTACCAGGAGAAGGCTCTGCAGCCGGAGGAAGGCTTTCTTTTGTGTCTGTCACTCTGTCTAGCCACACTCCAAGGCATGTCAGCCTGGCATTAGTTTTTACTTCACAGAGTAAAGATGGAGGAACTttctaaaacagaagaaagaagaattctTAACATGGGggaattttaaatacttttctttttccataatcaagtgaacttaactttttttcaaaggttttattttacatttttaagtaatctctacacccaacgtgaggctcaaacttacaaccccaagaccaagagtcgcattctctactgactgagtcagtcaggcacccctgagtgaacttaatttaaaacttactatattttcttgagaataaaatagaagaattcCATCATCTTGATCCATGTTTGGTCTGACTATGCCCTTCGCAAGGCACTTTCTGAATATTCAGAAATTGTAAATTCACCAAGGAAAAGGATCGTGTCTCGTTCATTTCTAGGTTTTAACAAAGAATCTTGCACAAAGCACACACTCGACAAACCACATTTGTAGAATGGGTTTATAAGAGAACCAagcaaaacaagtaaaaacaagaaaatctgtTAAGAGTGAGACCACTAAAGGGATTTAATTTTCCACTTATCTGGTTCAAAACTATTCTAAGATTACTGATCAGGAATTTTTGAGTTTTTAGTaatggcagtatttttttttaaataggctccacacccaacatcggcttaaactcacaaccctgagatcaagagtcacgtgtttTACtgaccagccaggcaccccagtaatggCAGCATTTTTATCTAACAAAATCTTACAGAGAACACCAATCTACACACAAATGAGAAGAAAGCAGCATTTCTCTGATTGAAAAAGCATGAGTTCTCGTATCCTGCCAGCTGAGACTCACAACACCAACCCCCACCGTGGCTCTTGGAACCCTAACTTTAAAACTATGAGTATCAATCATGCGTAGAAGAGATCTCAGGTTTTTTTAAAGACCTCTGCCTTATGACCTTTGGAAAATATTCCACCTCACTTCACTCAAAACAATACCGATAATAAAGACTTGCATTAAAGCGCATTCACAGTGTGCTAAGACACCAACCTTATTCTGCTTAAGCTTCCACATTTTGACGAAACCATCACTTGATGCTGTAACAATAACATGATGCTCTGGAATTTCAAAACTGAACATGTCCTTTAtcctaaaatagaaatattaacaCCATAAAGGATCCTTTCTTCCAGATAGTACAATACCATTGTAGAGCTTCTACGCACACAATCTCTCGATTTTTCAATGTTTCAAGTGCTTCCAAACTGCTCAAGGAACGGTGCTAAAATAGAACTGTGCTTCACATCCCCATCAGTCAGTGCGCCATTTTCAGGGTCTAAGTTCTAAGATAAAGTGGATTATTAaccatatttaagaaaaagttgaaaagatgATCATGATAACCATAAGTAATTAGGTTATCACAAATGACATAAAGATACTTAAAGTCCTTCACCTCAAGATACTCCAAGTTCAGTATGAAGAGCCAAGTAAGACAACGAAACGAACCACGGGCTTCCTCCTACGCACCCGTTTCTACCCCCCCTCCAATGCCACCACCCTAGTCTAAGCCACTACCCCTGTTCTTCTGGATTCCCAGGGAGCCtaactggtctctctgcttccatttttgctaacgattttttaaaactatcaatCAAATCATGTTAGTCCCAGGCTTAAAATCCTACAAAACTaggatcttttttaaaataacacaggatgagggtgtctgggtggatctcgaggttcgtggtttcaagccccatgtcgggctctgtgctgacagctcagggcctggagcctgcttcggattctgtgtctccctctctctgcccctcccccaatcatgactttggctctttctctctctctctcaaaaatagacattaaaaaaaaaaattttttttttttaacgtttatttatttttgagagagagagagacagaccatgaatgggggagggtcagagagagagggagacacagaatccgaaacaggctccaggctctgagctgtcagcacagagcccgacgcggggctcaaactcacggaccgtgagatcgtgacatgagctgaagccagtgctcaaccgactgagccacccaggcgccccccaaaaaattttttttaaataacacaggagaggaggaaggataCGGGGGTATATATAAAGCATGTCTGGCCATAAACTGACAACTGCTGAAGCTGGGTGGTGGGTCTATGGGGGTTGCTTCCTTAAACTGGTCTATTGGCCTTTACATTTTTCCACAGTAGGAAACAAAAAATCTACAAAGGCGCTTAGCTAAAATCTAAACTCTTCACCAGTCTACAAGGCCATGTACCATTTGGCTCACTCTGATCTAGTCACAACGTTCTTCCATCTCTTGTTAAAATACATCCAGCTCTTTCCTCCCTCAGGTGACTGCGTGCCATCGCTCGTCTCTTCAGAAACGGCTCCCTTTTACCCCTCTCAAGTcctaccccctccccctttctggaTCAAACTGTGCAAGTTATGTCTGTTATTCTTAAAGCACACATTTCTATTCCTGTTCTAATTACCTGCTTACTTGTTCATCGTCTGTCTGTTGCTCTACGACTAGAGCCACTAAATGCAACTTCTTGTCTTTCCATTCATCATTAAATACTAAGTGCAGTTCTTAATGGATGCTCAATgaatacttgttaaatgaataaacagccAAATATCCTAAGTGTTAGCTTAAGTGTACTAGTGTTATTAAGTACCTTGGACATGGCCTTGAATGAACACTTCCTAATGCAGGAGAAAACCAGAGCTGGTACACTGCAGTATTTGAGTATTGCCaagagatttcttaaaaactgTTATTTGGAAAGTAAAAACTAGGACTTACTTAAGACATAAAAGGACAAGTAAATGAAGCACATTAAAGTAGAACAGTGCATTATCACCCTTCCCAAAATTGTAGTAGAAAAAGCAGAGGCAGACAGGACTGAGTTTGGATCCCAGCTCCAGCACCCAAGAGTGGGGTAACCTGGCCAAGTCACTTAGCCTTTACTCTGAACGGCAGTGTCTACCCACAGAGATACAGTGAGCAGTGACAGGTAAGAAAGACTGGCATAAAACAGAAGTCATTGCTTCACATATTTCTCCTGCAGGAAAAACTAGTAGTGTGCACAGGGAGaagtggaaaagaggaaaaaaataaaaggacaagagAGATCCTGGCAAAGCTCAAGatcgttttttttttgttcctctctcttcAAATATGACTGATTTTAGGCCCCAAGCCTAATATTATTGGAAAAACATCTTGTGCAAATCACTAGTCCTGATGACAACTTCCCTACTTTTGCACTAAAGCCAAGACATTTCTACCATCCTCTCAGACTCCAGAAATCATATATATGTAGGAATGTACCCTACCTTATGAAACTATTGCATACATGACACTTACTGGAGACTCTacacttacatacacacatacacatagagactggcaaggaaaaaaaaaaatacctgttatCATGAGCTTTAAATTCACAGAGACACATTAGTGAATCACAGTCAAAAAACCTTACAACTTCTTCATCTCCAGCCACTGCAAGGACAGACtcctagaagagagaaaaagaatatccGGAATGTCATCAACAATTGCAACCATCATCATATACACTAAGATTCCACCACTGATTTCTCATCACTTACTGaaagaaacgtaacagaagatattctcttttcatttgtgaTGGTGCCACTAACGGATGCAGTGTCAAGTTGATAGATATCTATTTTATTCAGCAT
This window contains:
- the PAK1IP1 gene encoding p21-activated protein kinase-interacting protein 1, giving the protein MELVAGCYEQVLFGFAVRPEPAAGDDHEQKWTPVADFTHHAHTASLSAVAVNSRFVVTGSKDETIHIYDMKKKVDHGALVHHNGTITCLKFYGNRHLISGAEDGVICVWDAKKWECLKSIKAHKGHVTFLSIHPSGKLALSVGTDKTLRTWNLVEGRSAFIKNIKQNAHIVEWSPRGEKYVVVMLNKIDIYQLDTASVSGTITNEKRISSVTFLSESVLAVAGDEEVVRFFDCDSLMCLCEFKAHDNRIKDMFSFEIPEHHVIVTASSDGFVKMWKLKQNKKVPPSLLCEVKTNARLTCLGVWLDRVTDTKESLPPAAEPSPVSKEESKIKKEAGNIVQEEERQSKANTKKCGLTDDSNKPTKGNSLVSTKKRKMVEMLEKKKKKKKI